One segment of Campylobacter sp. CNRCH_2014_0184h DNA contains the following:
- a CDS encoding mechanosensitive ion channel family protein, which produces MKKIFSIILLFLFVNALYAQEKNALEDKNSIFALVQNYIELNLLLESFKNSDTNSSEFQDNIKEIEKQKAAILTTLPLKMVSQKIDDKEAKDFLQTKNALQKSVENAQARKRYYDYVDNKIKLLNLTSAEHFYLCIFELEKVFIEGAQSQTIRSIIDKSIDVLKEDMVFNFTLDKEKINDITQLRTLEINENNLRNAIKSYNEILVYLRNNASLLETNFLFTGLGLQNAINYINEQTSISSVNLGKIVISIAVIVFFYSLKFYLAKILYFILIRLFGKNSANMEIKTHFLEKLQGPVGWFLFAYAIGICFTIFYYPAPVDIRISNILSIAYVILTAWLVINIFDSYGMVIVAKLAEKSGKREVVNLIIKILYFIIIVIAVLFVLAHLGFNISALIASLGIGGLAVALAAKDIIANFFASVLLLFDNSFNQGDWVEISGIEGTIVEIGLRKTTIRTFDNSLVFLPNSTIMGTNIKNWSKRKIGRHVKLFIGVTYDARPEQLEQCVEDIRYLLATSPLIAQVDDSALNHGGTRARYRQNLVSVNDLEGYKNNTYVAVSGFGASSIDIEVYFYTKAVDAGGFREARQSILLELMKIVERNKLSFAFPSQSLYIEKINKEDKEELLS; this is translated from the coding sequence ATGAAAAAGATTTTTAGCATTATTTTGCTTTTTTTATTTGTTAATGCTTTATATGCACAAGAAAAAAACGCTTTAGAGGATAAAAATAGTATTTTTGCCCTAGTGCAAAATTACATAGAGCTAAATTTACTTTTAGAAAGTTTTAAAAATAGTGATACAAATAGCAGTGAATTTCAAGATAATATTAAAGAAATAGAAAAACAAAAAGCTGCAATTTTAACTACTTTACCTTTAAAAATGGTATCTCAAAAAATTGATGATAAAGAGGCAAAAGACTTTTTACAAACTAAAAATGCTTTGCAAAAAAGTGTTGAAAATGCTCAAGCTAGGAAAAGATATTATGATTATGTGGATAATAAAATTAAACTTTTAAATTTAACCTCTGCAGAACATTTTTACCTATGCATCTTTGAATTAGAAAAAGTTTTTATCGAAGGAGCACAAAGTCAGACTATAAGAAGCATTATTGATAAAAGTATTGATGTGCTTAAAGAAGATATGGTTTTTAATTTTACCTTAGATAAAGAAAAAATTAATGATATTACTCAGCTTAGAACCTTAGAAATCAATGAAAATAATTTAAGAAATGCTATTAAATCTTATAATGAAATTTTAGTTTATCTAAGAAACAATGCTAGTTTGCTTGAAACTAATTTTTTATTTACAGGTTTAGGCTTGCAAAATGCAATTAATTATATCAATGAACAAACTTCTATTAGTAGCGTAAATCTTGGAAAAATAGTCATTTCTATCGCTGTAATTGTCTTTTTTTATTCTTTGAAGTTTTATCTAGCAAAGATTTTATATTTTATACTTATACGTTTGTTTGGAAAAAATTCAGCCAATATGGAGATAAAAACTCATTTTCTAGAAAAACTTCAAGGGCCAGTGGGTTGGTTTTTATTTGCTTATGCTATAGGAATTTGTTTTACTATTTTTTACTATCCTGCACCTGTTGATATAAGAATTAGCAATATTTTATCTATTGCTTATGTTATTTTAACTGCTTGGCTTGTGATAAATATCTTTGATAGTTATGGCATGGTGATTGTTGCAAAGCTTGCTGAAAAAAGTGGTAAGCGTGAAGTGGTTAATTTGATTATTAAAATTTTATATTTTATCATTATAGTAATAGCTGTTTTATTTGTTTTAGCGCATTTAGGATTTAATATTTCAGCATTAATTGCGTCTTTAGGTATTGGTGGTTTGGCGGTGGCATTAGCAGCTAAGGATATTATCGCAAATTTCTTTGCTTCTGTGCTTTTGCTTTTTGATAATAGTTTTAATCAAGGCGATTGGGTGGAAATTTCAGGTATAGAAGGAACCATAGTAGAAATTGGACTTAGAAAAACCACTATTAGAACTTTTGATAATTCTTTAGTATTTTTACCAAACTCAACCATCATGGGAACAAATATAAAAAATTGGAGCAAAAGAAAAATAGGACGCCATGTAAAATTATTTATCGGTGTCACTTATGATGCAAGACCTGAGCAACTTGAACAATGTGTAGAAGATATAAGATATTTATTAGCTACTAGTCCTTTGATAGCCCAAGTTGATGATAGTGCGTTAAATCATGGCGGAACACGCGCTAGATACAGACAAAATTTAGTTTCAGTAAATGACTTAGAAGGGTATAAAAATAACACTTATGTGGCTGTGAGTGGTTTTGGCGCAAGTTCTATTGATATAGAAGTGTATTTTTATACCAAAGCAGTAGATGCAGGTGGTTTTAGAGAGGCAAGACAAAGTATTTTGCTTGAGTTAATGAAAATTGTTGAAAGAAATAAACTCAGCTTTGCTTTTCCTTCGCAAAGTCTTTATATAGAAAAAATCAATAAAGAAGACAAAGAAGAGCTATTATCTTAA
- the frr gene encoding ribosome recycling factor, with translation MLNEIYTKQKQQSDKSLEALKKDFTTIRTGKVNINILDHIHVDYYGSATPLNQVATVLATDASTISITPWEKSMLKAIESAIAAANIGVNPNNDGESVKLFFPPMTREQREENAKNAKAMGEKAKVAIRNIRKDANDAVKKLEKDKAISEDEAKKAYDEVQKQTDNYTAKVDELVKNKEAELLKV, from the coding sequence ATGCTAAATGAAATTTATACCAAACAAAAACAACAATCAGATAAAAGCTTAGAGGCCTTAAAAAAAGATTTTACCACTATAAGAACTGGTAAAGTAAATATCAACATACTTGATCATATTCATGTTGATTATTATGGTAGTGCAACCCCGCTTAATCAGGTAGCAACAGTTTTAGCAACCGATGCTTCAACCATAAGCATTACTCCTTGGGAAAAATCAATGCTAAAAGCTATAGAAAGTGCCATAGCTGCAGCAAATATAGGAGTAAATCCAAACAATGATGGTGAAAGTGTGAAATTATTCTTTCCACCTATGACAAGAGAACAAAGAGAAGAAAATGCTAAAAATGCCAAAGCTATGGGAGAAAAGGCTAAAGTAGCCATTAGAAACATTAGAAAAGACGCAAATGATGCGGTTAAAAAATTAGAAAAAGATAAAGCAATTTCAGAAGATGAAGCCAAAAAAGCTTATGATGAGGTTCAAAAACAAACTGATAATTACACAGCAAAAGTAGATGAATTAGTTAAAAATAAAGAAGCAGAACTTTTAAAGGTTTGA
- the secG gene encoding preprotein translocase subunit SecG, with the protein MTTLLIILQFAIVVIICIAVLLQKSSSIGLGAYSGSNESLFGAKGPAGFLAKFTFVMGVLLIANTIALSYMYNNANSNSLAEKAEQILPKAPETNTTNIPVAPSAPISESNTSK; encoded by the coding sequence ATGACTACTCTTTTAATTATTTTGCAATTTGCAATTGTTGTAATTATTTGTATTGCAGTTTTATTACAAAAAAGTTCAAGCATAGGACTTGGAGCTTATAGTGGAAGTAATGAAAGTTTATTTGGAGCAAAAGGTCCTGCGGGATTTTTAGCTAAATTTACTTTTGTAATGGGTGTTTTACTTATTGCTAATACAATTGCTCTTAGCTATATGTATAATAATGCTAATTCTAACTCACTTGCTGAAAAAGCAGAACAAATTTTACCAAAAGCACCTGAGACAAACACAACTAACATTCCAGTTGCACCAAGTGCCCCAATTAGCGAAAGCAACACTAGCAAATAA
- a CDS encoding carbonic anhydrase — protein sequence MKDLIDGALKFMQEDFKEHAELFESLKNKQNPHTLFIGCADSRVIPNLITNTGPGELFVVRNIGNIVPPYRVGDDFLATTSAIEYAFNSLHIKNIIVCGHSNCGGCAALYANENDLKNMPNVKKWLTLLEPIKNKVLKIAGSDLAMRSWMTEKMNLVNSLQNLLTYPGVEEALNKKEIELHAWYYIIETGEIYEYDFNFENFVLIQERARKP from the coding sequence TTGAAAGACTTGATCGATGGTGCTTTAAAATTTATGCAAGAAGATTTTAAAGAGCACGCAGAGCTTTTTGAAAGTTTAAAAAACAAGCAAAATCCTCATACGCTTTTTATAGGTTGTGCTGATTCAAGAGTGATACCAAACTTAATCACTAATACAGGTCCAGGCGAGCTTTTTGTTGTAAGAAATATAGGCAATATCGTTCCACCTTATAGAGTCGGGGATGATTTTTTAGCAACTACTTCAGCTATTGAATATGCTTTTAATTCTTTACATATAAAAAATATTATAGTTTGCGGTCATAGTAATTGCGGAGGCTGCGCGGCTTTATATGCAAACGAAAATGATTTAAAAAATATGCCTAATGTCAAAAAATGGCTTACTTTGCTTGAGCCTATAAAAAATAAGGTTTTAAAGATTGCAGGTAGTGATTTAGCTATGCGTTCTTGGATGACTGAAAAAATGAATTTGGTAAATTCTTTGCAAAATTTATTAACTTATCCAGGCGTTGAAGAAGCTTTAAATAAAAAAGAAATTGAACTCCATGCTTGGTATTACATCATAGAAACGGGTGAAATTTATGAGTATGATTTTAATTTTGAAAATTTTGTTTTAATTCAAGAGAGAGCGAGAAAACCATGA
- a CDS encoding MG2 domain-containing protein, whose amino-acid sequence MRGFLHCFFAFLLASLLFACSKNEDKSSAIRAYGFNENTQSIFIEFNTNIINQEIGVIKEREIIVNNQKTKVKYELETPTRLNIFTALKANQAYDIFINLNDILANEKVQLKVQTPFEKLDIKGYFQNISNDESVLLLNIQSFYILNKDELLKAIKITAQEKEIQIDKIIIQGDIASIYSKALSIKNTNTNVKVVFDKEILGLEKNIDLEYILLAKSEFVFQNANIVNKNIELLFSQNISQDQNLKELIFITPEVDFKALAFGNKIKLTGDFSPNKTYEIQLAQGIKSADGISTKENYKTQVSLKDYEPAISFTNQGVFLSSKASKKIAFKSMNIKKVRLEVYQVFSNNLSEYLRYKNLQGAKNLSDYDSDIFLESDYTSEIVLKKDFDIKNTKNQWQENEIVLDGLKDLSGVFIVKLYFKEEDVDYVFDEGMESWKKYRFFNQKAKVSKNLIFSDIALIAQNLNKKLFVDVRDFTTQKALGGVKVDVISKSNQVLASKMSDDNGLAVFDGIDESKALFIIASKDKQASILRLSSPLLYDGFDVDGFDLTSQNKVFIYTERGVYRSGDDIHLTMVARNDKGVVNHPIFLSFFDPRNKKLLDKIKLEPLSNGAFYKKISLDQQALSGVYLARVEFANMVFDKEILVQNIVPNRIKVSMQAPKSIKENEKLDFNISSKYLFGAPASNLQYQADLFVSKKEYKNSKYPEYIFSNPSVLVQKYQDNLKGMLDENGFTKQEFTLNDFLKNTPYNLEASIRARVFEKGSRSVEALVNSQVILHEYFVGIKRLKNHYLSSGSIINFEAIVSDLDENLIANREIKYTIYANDYSWWWDYDNYDDFLKSLKKDKNTQIITQGSILSKDKPVKIEFDPKEYHGEMFIELEDVQSKTSTGEFFYISSFGAPSNADIVSSLKIKSDKKEYKPNEIAFIEFESVKGAKAIVTLNDNAKVLKRFVIDTHEDITKVEIPILKEYMPNVYVSVILLQDYDQYTNDRALRLFGVVPLNVVDEQSKIELDLKVPDKIMPKQDFEVEIQSKNKQSYTYTVAIVDEGLLDVNAFKTPDIWEYFYQKIRFNMSIYDTYDKIIAKNISNASKVLTTGGDVFLESRANKSKNDEKARRFKPVVLFQEPVQSDENGYAKLKFNMPSYLGSVRVMVVANNLAGFGSASKDIQVSAPAVMLETLPRALRLDDEFKLLVQVFKVDDDVKNAKLKLKTKNSLINFENDEILIDFGNEKSKDIYVNAKVNSNKLGVEEIELSLNAKDYTYTQNTQIDIKALNTITYEGKSFKIPANTSMEFKITQDYINPVAFLSVSSKPILNINHRLKYLQNYPYGCIEQSTSAVLPQLFLQKLDQGANEQKNINNINALLSKYANFQTANGGFAYWQGLKDSDAWGSNYAGMFMILAKERGYYVSEGMFKAWLDYQKRYVLKTQINKEIRINSLYLLALAKEPNLSIMNAIYEDSTYLQSLNNVSLWQLSAAYKLAGFDEVALNIAKNLSTKPDEKANYTHTYGSFLRDEAIIANAYKIIYGKDNDELLDDIKKTLESQAWLSTQSTGYALYALANSFSDENSKTINARVKINGEDKKLNTSFSKFEFNQGSALIEAKEDTYVHFGVEGIKKGIAEPFAQRMYIERSFYDENGNEIDESAIKSSQIFYMKLKISNKNYPGASNIVLTQILPSGWEIVHDLLDDETPDFVKNSYYDFVDIRDDKIMYFFPLYSDESREFFVKLSAVTPGVYTLSGAYAEAMYDNAYKALSESKRVKVVQ is encoded by the coding sequence ATGAGAGGGTTTTTACATTGTTTTTTTGCATTTTTGCTTGCAAGTTTATTGTTTGCTTGTTCTAAAAATGAAGATAAAAGCTCTGCTATAAGAGCTTATGGTTTTAATGAAAACACGCAAAGTATTTTTATAGAGTTTAATACTAATATTATTAATCAAGAAATAGGCGTTATAAAAGAAAGAGAAATTATTGTTAATAATCAAAAGACAAAAGTAAAATATGAGCTTGAAACACCCACAAGATTAAATATTTTTACAGCTTTAAAAGCAAATCAAGCATATGATATTTTTATAAACTTAAATGATATTTTAGCAAATGAAAAAGTGCAATTAAAAGTCCAAACTCCTTTTGAAAAACTAGATATTAAAGGATATTTTCAAAATATTTCAAATGATGAGAGTGTATTGCTTTTAAATATTCAAAGTTTTTATATTCTTAATAAAGATGAATTGTTAAAAGCTATTAAAATTACTGCACAAGAAAAAGAAATTCAAATAGATAAAATCATTATCCAAGGTGATATAGCAAGTATATATTCTAAAGCACTAAGTATCAAAAATACTAATACCAATGTAAAAGTAGTTTTTGATAAAGAAATTTTAGGTTTAGAGAAAAATATAGATTTAGAGTATATTTTGCTTGCAAAGAGCGAATTTGTTTTTCAAAATGCAAATATAGTTAATAAAAACATAGAATTGCTTTTTTCTCAAAATATTTCGCAAGATCAAAATTTAAAAGAATTGATTTTTATTACCCCAGAAGTAGATTTTAAAGCATTAGCTTTTGGAAATAAAATCAAACTTACAGGTGATTTTTCTCCAAATAAAACTTATGAAATTCAACTTGCTCAAGGGATTAAAAGTGCTGATGGAATTAGTACAAAAGAAAATTATAAAACTCAAGTAAGTTTAAAAGACTATGAGCCTGCTATAAGTTTTACAAATCAAGGAGTGTTTTTATCTAGCAAGGCGAGTAAAAAAATAGCTTTTAAGAGTATGAATATTAAAAAGGTTCGTTTGGAAGTTTATCAAGTATTTTCAAATAACTTAAGTGAATATTTAAGATATAAAAATCTTCAAGGTGCTAAAAATTTAAGCGATTATGATAGTGATATTTTTTTAGAGAGTGATTATACTAGTGAAATAGTGTTAAAAAAAGATTTTGATATAAAAAATACCAAAAATCAGTGGCAAGAAAATGAAATAGTATTAGATGGTTTAAAAGATTTAAGCGGTGTGTTTATAGTCAAGCTTTATTTTAAAGAAGAAGATGTTGATTATGTTTTTGATGAGGGAATGGAGAGTTGGAAAAAATATAGATTTTTTAACCAAAAAGCAAAAGTAAGTAAGAACTTAATTTTTTCAGATATAGCTTTGATTGCTCAAAATTTAAATAAAAAGCTTTTTGTAGATGTGAGAGATTTTACCACGCAAAAGGCTTTAGGTGGGGTTAAGGTTGATGTTATTAGCAAAAGCAACCAAGTTTTAGCTTCTAAAATGAGTGATGATAATGGTTTGGCTGTTTTTGATGGTATTGATGAATCAAAAGCTTTATTTATCATTGCTTCAAAAGATAAACAAGCTTCTATCTTGCGCTTGAGTTCACCTTTATTATATGATGGTTTTGATGTAGATGGTTTTGATTTAACTTCTCAAAATAAAGTATTTATTTACACAGAAAGAGGGGTTTATAGATCAGGTGATGATATCCATTTAACTATGGTTGCAAGAAATGATAAAGGAGTTGTTAATCATCCTATATTTTTAAGTTTTTTTGATCCACGTAATAAAAAGCTTTTAGATAAAATCAAGCTTGAACCTTTGAGTAATGGAGCTTTTTATAAAAAGATTTCACTTGATCAACAAGCTTTAAGTGGAGTGTATTTAGCTAGGGTTGAATTTGCAAATATGGTTTTTGATAAAGAAATTTTAGTACAAAATATAGTGCCAAATCGTATAAAAGTATCCATGCAAGCTCCAAAAAGTATAAAAGAAAATGAAAAATTAGATTTTAATATTAGTTCAAAATATCTTTTTGGAGCACCAGCAAGTAATTTGCAATATCAAGCTGATTTATTTGTAAGTAAAAAAGAATATAAAAATTCAAAATACCCAGAATACATTTTTTCAAATCCTAGTGTTTTAGTACAAAAATATCAAGATAATTTAAAAGGTATGTTAGATGAAAATGGCTTTACAAAGCAAGAATTTACTTTAAATGACTTTTTAAAAAATACCCCATATAATTTAGAAGCTAGCATAAGGGCTAGGGTTTTTGAAAAAGGCTCAAGATCGGTTGAAGCGCTTGTAAATTCACAAGTAATATTGCATGAGTATTTTGTAGGTATTAAGCGTTTAAAAAATCACTATTTAAGCTCGGGTTCTATTATCAATTTTGAAGCCATTGTGAGTGATTTAGATGAGAATTTGATAGCAAATAGGGAGATTAAATATACTATTTATGCAAATGATTATTCTTGGTGGTGGGATTATGATAATTATGATGATTTTTTAAAATCACTCAAAAAAGATAAAAACACACAAATCATTACTCAAGGAAGTATTTTAAGTAAGGATAAACCGGTTAAAATAGAATTTGATCCAAAAGAATATCATGGTGAAATGTTCATAGAGCTTGAAGATGTACAAAGTAAAACAAGCACAGGAGAGTTTTTTTATATTAGTAGTTTTGGTGCGCCAAGTAATGCTGATATAGTGAGTTCTTTAAAAATAAAAAGTGATAAAAAAGAATACAAGCCAAATGAAATAGCTTTTATAGAATTTGAAAGTGTTAAGGGTGCAAAAGCCATTGTTACTTTAAATGATAATGCAAAGGTTTTAAAACGCTTTGTGATAGATACGCATGAAGATATTACAAAGGTTGAAATTCCTATTCTTAAAGAATATATGCCAAATGTTTATGTGAGCGTGATTTTACTTCAAGATTATGATCAATACACTAACGATAGAGCCTTAAGACTTTTTGGTGTGGTGCCTTTAAATGTAGTAGATGAGCAAAGTAAAATCGAGCTTGATTTAAAAGTACCGGATAAAATCATGCCAAAACAAGATTTTGAAGTAGAAATTCAAAGTAAAAACAAGCAAAGTTATACTTATACTGTAGCTATTGTAGATGAGGGCTTGCTTGATGTGAATGCTTTTAAAACCCCAGATATTTGGGAATATTTTTATCAAAAAATTCGCTTTAATATGAGCATATATGATACCTATGATAAAATCATTGCTAAAAATATTTCTAATGCTTCTAAGGTATTAACTACGGGCGGTGATGTTTTCTTAGAAAGTAGAGCAAATAAAAGCAAAAATGATGAAAAAGCAAGACGCTTTAAACCTGTTGTATTGTTTCAAGAGCCAGTACAAAGTGATGAAAATGGTTATGCAAAATTAAAATTTAATATGCCATCATACTTAGGTTCGGTTAGAGTTATGGTAGTGGCAAACAACTTAGCAGGTTTTGGTAGTGCTTCTAAAGATATCCAAGTTAGCGCACCTGCTGTAATGCTTGAAACTTTGCCAAGGGCTTTAAGGCTTGATGATGAGTTTAAGCTTTTGGTGCAAGTATTTAAAGTAGATGATGATGTAAAAAATGCAAAACTTAAACTAAAAACAAAAAATTCACTCATAAATTTTGAAAACGATGAAATTTTAATTGACTTTGGTAATGAAAAAAGCAAAGATATTTATGTTAATGCAAAAGTAAATTCAAACAAGCTTGGAGTAGAAGAAATAGAGTTAAGTTTAAATGCAAAAGATTACACCTATACTCAAAATACTCAAATTGACATAAAAGCGCTAAATACCATTACTTATGAGGGTAAATCTTTTAAAATTCCTGCAAATACCTCTATGGAGTTTAAAATCACACAAGATTATATTAATCCAGTGGCGTTTTTAAGTGTGAGTTCTAAGCCTATTTTAAATATAAATCATAGATTAAAATACTTGCAAAATTATCCTTATGGATGTATAGAGCAAAGCACTTCAGCAGTTTTACCACAACTTTTTTTACAAAAACTTGATCAAGGAGCAAATGAGCAAAAAAATATTAACAATATCAATGCATTGTTAAGTAAATACGCAAATTTCCAAACTGCTAATGGTGGCTTTGCTTATTGGCAAGGACTTAAAGATTCTGATGCTTGGGGAAGTAATTATGCGGGTATGTTTATGATTTTGGCTAAAGAAAGAGGCTATTATGTGAGTGAGGGAATGTTTAAAGCATGGCTTGATTATCAAAAACGTTATGTTTTAAAAACTCAAATAAATAAAGAAATTAGAATAAATTCTTTATATCTTTTAGCTTTAGCTAAAGAGCCAAATTTAAGCATAATGAATGCCATTTATGAAGATAGTACTTATTTGCAAAGCCTAAATAATGTAAGTCTTTGGCAACTTAGTGCAGCTTATAAATTAGCAGGTTTTGATGAGGTAGCTTTAAATATAGCTAAAAATTTAAGCACAAAGCCTGATGAAAAAGCTAATTATACTCACACCTATGGATCTTTTCTAAGAGATGAAGCTATTATTGCAAATGCGTATAAAATAATCTATGGTAAAGATAATGATGAATTATTAGATGATATTAAAAAAACTTTAGAAAGCCAAGCTTGGCTTAGTACTCAAAGCACAGGTTATGCTTTATATGCTTTGGCAAATAGTTTTAGTGATGAAAACTCTAAAACTATCAATGCAAGAGTAAAAATTAATGGTGAGGATAAAAAGCTCAATACGAGTTTTTCTAAATTTGAGTTTAATCAAGGCAGCGCTTTGATAGAAGCTAAAGAAGATACTTATGTACATTTTGGAGTAGAGGGTATTAAAAAAGGTATTGCCGAGCCTTTTGCGCAGCGTATGTATATAGAAAGAAGTTTTTATGATGAAAATGGAAATGAAATAGATGAAAGTGCTATAAAAAGTTCTCAAATTTTTTATATGAAATTAAAAATATCAAATAAAAATTATCCAGGCGCTTCTAATATAGTTTTAACTCAAATTTTACCAAGTGGATGGGAGATAGTGCATGATCTTTTAGATGATGAAACTCCTGATTTTGTGAAAAATTCTTATTATGATTTTGTCGATATAAGAGATGATAAAATCATGTATTTCTTTCCTTTGTATTCTGATGAATCAAGAGAATTTTTTGTGAAATTAAGTGCTGTTACTCCGGGTGTTTATACTTTGAGTGGAGCTTATGCTGAAGCAATGTATGATAATGCTTATAAAGCTTTAAGTGAGAGTAAAAGAGTCAAAGTAGTGCAGTGA
- the pyrE gene encoding orotate phosphoribosyltransferase — translation MNLEQIYKDCGAYLQGHFLLSSGKHSEFYLQSAKVLENPKLAGELCKELAKVIASFNIEFDSICSPALGGILAGYELARACNKRFIFTERVEGVMSLRRGFEVKKGEKFIVCEDIITTGGSALESAKIIESLGGEVVGFAALANRGFCAVKNLNNPRKENAKLPANLPLFALGNFEFDIYEANACPLCEKGTKAIKPGSRGN, via the coding sequence ATGAACTTAGAACAAATTTATAAAGATTGTGGGGCATACCTACAAGGACATTTCTTGCTTAGCTCAGGGAAACACTCTGAGTTTTACCTTCAAAGTGCTAAAGTTTTAGAAAATCCAAAACTAGCAGGTGAGCTTTGTAAGGAGCTTGCAAAAGTTATTGCTAGTTTTAACATTGAATTTGATAGCATTTGTTCTCCTGCCTTGGGTGGAATTTTAGCAGGTTATGAGCTTGCTAGAGCTTGCAATAAACGCTTTATTTTTACTGAGCGCGTAGAAGGAGTGATGAGTCTTAGACGTGGTTTTGAAGTAAAAAAAGGCGAAAAATTTATCGTTTGTGAAGATATTATTACAACAGGTGGTTCTGCACTTGAGAGTGCAAAAATCATCGAAAGCTTAGGTGGGGAAGTAGTAGGCTTTGCAGCTTTAGCAAATCGTGGTTTTTGTGCGGTAAAAAATTTAAACAACCCTAGAAAAGAAAATGCAAAACTGCCTGCAAATTTACCACTTTTTGCACTAGGAAATTTCGAATTTGATATTTATGAAGCAAATGCTTGTCCACTTTGTGAAAAAGGCACCAAAGCTATCAAACCTGGTAGTCGTGGAAACTAA
- a CDS encoding RDD family protein, with protein sequence MKTKAKIATRFLRFKAFLIDLFLLYVPVLYLFYFTLGSKEAFLNNQLIIFLCSLLFGLIQALFLAKKAQSPGLKAYDLYLIDLKNGQKLNFFRILLRYIIFIVSFGLLIGFLVSFLRKDTLALHDILSQSVIVTKVEK encoded by the coding sequence ATGAAAACTAAAGCAAAAATAGCTACTCGCTTTTTAAGATTTAAAGCTTTTTTGATTGATCTATTTTTGCTTTATGTGCCTGTTTTATATTTATTTTATTTTACACTTGGCTCTAAAGAAGCCTTTTTAAACAATCAACTTATAATTTTTTTATGTTCTTTGCTTTTTGGGCTTATACAGGCCTTATTTTTAGCAAAAAAAGCTCAAAGTCCTGGACTTAAAGCTTATGATTTATATTTAATTGATCTTAAAAATGGCCAAAAACTTAATTTTTTTAGAATACTCTTACGCTATATAATTTTTATCGTAAGTTTTGGTTTATTGATTGGGTTTTTGGTAAGTTTTTTAAGAAAAGATACTTTGGCTTTGCATGATATTTTAAGCCAAAGTGTTATTGTCACAAAGGTAGAAAAATGA
- a CDS encoding Bax inhibitor-1/YccA family protein, with the protein MSLYDRDYSNSKTQEFEGYARSDLSIFIKQTYQLFAASLLAATAGAYIGIFALAHLFAQSQATFWILFVVEIGLLFALQWKKREAPLNLILLFAFTFVSGLTLTPLLYSVLALPAGASIIAQAFALTTVAFGALSVFAMNTKRDFTMMGKMLFIALIVIVVASLINLFFQSSLVSLVISGIGAILFSFYILYDTQNIIRGNYETPIEGAVALYLDFINLFISLLNILRSFNSR; encoded by the coding sequence ATGAGTCTTTATGATAGAGATTATTCTAACTCTAAAACTCAAGAATTTGAAGGTTATGCTAGAAGTGATTTAAGCATTTTTATAAAACAAACTTATCAGCTTTTTGCTGCTTCATTATTAGCTGCAACAGCGGGCGCTTACATAGGAATTTTTGCTCTAGCGCATTTATTTGCACAATCTCAAGCAACTTTTTGGATTTTATTTGTTGTTGAAATTGGTTTATTGTTTGCATTACAATGGAAAAAAAGAGAAGCTCCGCTTAATTTAATTTTACTTTTTGCCTTTACTTTTGTTTCAGGGCTTACTTTAACACCACTTTTATATTCAGTTTTAGCACTTCCTGCAGGGGCTAGCATCATCGCTCAAGCTTTTGCTTTAACAACAGTAGCTTTTGGTGCTTTAAGTGTATTTGCTATGAATACAAAAAGAGATTTTACTATGATGGGAAAAATGCTTTTTATAGCTTTAATCGTTATCGTAGTGGCTTCTTTAATTAATCTATTTTTCCAAAGCTCACTTGTAAGTTTAGTTATTTCTGGTATTGGTGCGATTTTATTTTCTTTTTACATCCTTTATGATACTCAAAACATCATTAGAGGAAACTATGAAACACCAATCGAAGGCGCAGTTGCTCTTTATCTTGATTTTATCAACCTTTTCATCTCTCTTCTTAATATTTTAAGAAGCTTTAATAGCAGATAA